A genomic region of Papaver somniferum cultivar HN1 chromosome 7, ASM357369v1, whole genome shotgun sequence contains the following coding sequences:
- the LOC113300317 gene encoding pentatricopeptide repeat-containing protein At1g71210, mitochondrial-like: MMLSKWGKARACLSPILTIKFIISSSSSSSCYSHSFSSLAYHPLPSLKPLPHESLNDITSKELALSIKDWFNSRNDGQLDRIYEILVAKDGKRDIELSRLGLKLNEELVLKVFKHCLDKKKGKIGINKNSEGNRTEEVFACLKFFDWAGRQHGFTHTRTTFNAIFKILTKEKLMNVMLSFLDKFKSGRSAHNVRFYDTLVMGYAVAGKPEIALQLFGKMRFQGLDLDSFAYHVFLNALVEQGIFDVFDVISEQITLRGFDNEVTSCLRVKNFVKQNKLKEAEEFLRGLESNGGAVNDHMLGVLVDAFCKRDMFGHAGNLLKDFWELKNVPMPVAYDIWIKNLVRAGNINEAINFVRDKQFLEGYLPAAFRYNLLISRLLRENRLMDVYDLMLDMREGKVTPDKATMNAVLCFFCKAGMVDVAFELYNSRLDYGLSLNSMAYNYLINTLCGDGSVDDACKVLQDSIEQGYFPGKKTFSILADALWSVNKLGKMNTVLNIAIQNGVPCDDKFYACINALAHARRPYEAYDMHVTLSKTSKVTNRDTFKEMINAFIGSNQGNMAFKLLMEMQDNGHKPTRSLYRAVIGSVCMGRNPEDNFLMLLDMQLSREQPNPDIYNFFIDGAGHAKRPDLARKVFNRMLVDGVAPLLSTEILMLHSYLKSGRTDEAESVFEHLCNTGKPGTRLYNTFLVGLCQAGRPDKAHNYSCRMRSKGLIPTLHYYEELINSYCTLTDYNRVVKVIQEMEHYGRQASSFIGNVLLYHSFRKEGRTLYQAFVNFEATPKEASLSSKLTLGQLVGLFSGGIKVGSGDEFLENMDEVVEQCFPPDIFTYNLLLRRLAMRNRMDYASQLFHKMCMKGYEPNGWTYGIIAQGLRRYGRPEDAKAWIDKMGRAGYAVTGQTGYSIQKHM; the protein is encoded by the coding sequence atgatgTTGTCAAAATGGGGAAAAGCTAGGGCATGTTTATCCCCAATCCTAACCATAAAAttcatcatttcttcttcttcttcatcttcttgttattctcattctttttcttctctagCTTATCATCCATTACCTTCATTAAAACCATTACCACATGAATCTCTGAACGATATTACATCAAAGGAGCTAGCTTTGTCAATCAAAGATTGGTTCAATTCGAGAAACGACGGGCAGCTTGATCGGATTTACGAGATCTTAGTTGCGAAAGATGGGAAAAGGGATATCGAATTGAGTCGATTGGGGCTGAAACTCAATGAGGAGCTTGTGTTGAAGGTGTTTAAACACTGTTTAGACAAGAAGAAAGGTAAGATTGGTATTAATAAAAACTCTGAAGGAAATCGAACTGAAGAGGTTTTTGCTTGTTTGAAGTTTTTCGATTGGGCTGGTAGGCAACATGGGTTTACTCATACGCGTACTACTTTTAATGCGATTTTTAAGATTTTAACCAAAGAGAAATTGATGAATGTCATGTTGAGTTTCTTAGATAAGTTTAAGAGTGGAAGGTCTGCGCAtaatgtgcggttttacgatacGCTTGTCATGGGTTATGCGGTTGCTGGTAAACCTGAGATTGCACTTCAGTTGTTTGGTAAAATGAGGTTTCAAGGGCTCGATTTGGATTCGTTTGCGTACCATGTTTTTTTGAATGCGTTGGTGGAGCAAGGTATTTTCGATGTGTTTGATGTTATATCGGAGCAGATTACCTTGAGGGGTTTTGATAATGAGGTTACTTCGTGTTTGAGAGTGAAGAATTTCGTGAAGCAGAATAAGTTGAAGGAAGCGGAAGAGTTTTTGCGTGGGTTGGAGAGTAATGGTGGTGCTGTTAATGATCATATGTTGGGTGTTCTTGTTGATGCGTTTTGTAAGAGGGACATGTTCGGTCATGCGGGTAACTTGTTGAAGGACTTTTGGGAGTTGAAAAATGTCCCGATGCCGGTTGCTTATGATATTTGGATTAAGAATCTTGTGAGAGCTGGAAATATTAACGAGGCTATCAATTTTGTGCGAGATAAGCAGTTCTTAGAAGGGTATCTGCCTGCTGCTTTCAGATATAATCTGTTGATTAGTAGGCTTTTGAGGGAAAATCGGCTGATGGATGTTTATGACCTTATGTTGGATATGAGGGAAGGAAAAGTTACACCTGATAAAGCGACTATGAATGCGGTTTTATGCTTCTTTTGCAAAGCTGGAATGGTTGATGTTGCGTTTGAGTTGTACAATTCGAGATTGGATTACGGGTTATCACTAAATAGCATGGCTTACAATTATCTCATTAATACGCTCTGCGGGGACGGGAGTGTTGATGATGCATGTAAGGTTTTACAGGATTCTATCGAGCAAGGTTACTTTCCTGGCAAGAAGACCTTTTCTATTCTTGCGGATGCTTTGTGGAGTGTAAATAAGCTGGGTAAGATGAATACCGTGCTTAATATTGCCATACAGAATGGTGTGCCATGTGATGATAAATTTTATGCATGCATCAATGCTTTGGCCCATGCCAGACGGCCTTACGAGGCCTATGATATGCATGTCACACTAAGTAAAACCAGTAAAGTTACAAACCGTGACACTTTCAAGGAAATGATAAATGCGTTTATCGGTTCAAATCAGGGGAATATGGCCTTTAAACTGCTGATGGAAATGCAAGATAACGGTCACAAACCTACCAGGTCTTTGTACAGAGCTGTTATTGGCTCCGTATGCATGGGGAGAAATCCAGAAGACAATTTTCTTATGCTGCTAGATATGCAGTTGTCCCGAGAGCAACCTAACCCTGACATTTACAACTTCTTCATAGATGGAGCTGGGCATGCAAAAAGACCTGACCTTGCAAGAAAAGTATTTAACAGGATGCTGGTTGATGGGGTTGCGCCACTTTTGAGTACCGAGATTCTTATGCTGCATAGCTATCTAAAGAGTGGACGTACTGATGAGGCTGAGAGTGTTTTTGAACATCTGTGCAACACTGGAAAGCCTGGAACGAGACTGTACAACACTTTTCTGGTTGGTTTGTGTCAAGCCGGGAGGCCAGATAAAGCACATAATTATTCATGCAGGATGAGGAGCAAAGGATTGATCCCCACTCTCCATTACTACGAGGAGCTTATAAATTCATATTGTACACTTACAGATTACAATAGGGTAGTGAAGGTTATTCAAGAGATGGAGCATTATGGCCGCCAAGCCTCTTCCTTCATCGGAAATGTACTTCTCTATCATTCTTTCAGGAAAGAGGGCCGGACTCTTTATCAAGCTTTTGTTAATTTCGAAGCTACACCCAAAGAAGCATCCCTATCTTCCAAACTGACGCTTGGGCAGCTGGTTGGTTTGTTTTCTGGCGGGATCAAGGTGGGTTCTGGAGACGAATTTCTTGAGAATATGGACGAAGTGGTTGAACAATGCTTTCCGCCCGACATTTTTACATACAATCTGCTGTTGAGAAGACTAGCCATGCGCAACAGAATGGACTACGCTAGCCAGTTATTTCATAAGATGTGCATGAAAGGCTATGAACCGAACGGGTGGACTTATGGCATTATCGCACAAGGTTTACGGAGGTATGGCAGGCCAGAGGATGCTAAGGCATGGATTGATAAAATGGGTAGAGCGGGATATGCTGTTACTGGCCAAACCGGATATTCTATTCAGAAGCACATGTGA